A window of Heteronotia binoei isolate CCM8104 ecotype False Entrance Well chromosome 17, APGP_CSIRO_Hbin_v1, whole genome shotgun sequence genomic DNA:
AAGAATTATATCTTCCAGGGAAATAATCCTTGCCCAGTTAAACAGAGAGAGTTATCTCTGGGAGAAGGAGATCCCTGGTCTGTTGTGAAAGGAAACTGCTTGAGACAACTCAAGTGCTAAACAGAAATTAAAGAATTATAAGAAAGGGAGGTACTGAAGGGAGATACCAGCCTCAAGGAAACAAGAGAAGAAATAGGAAACTCCATTTTAAAACATTGTAATGTttgtagatccaagcgggcagctgtgttggtctgaagcagttgaacaaagcaggagtcaagttgcacctttaagtccaaccaatttttatttagaacgtaagctttcgtgtgctcttaagcacacttcatcagatgaagaatccagcacagtgagcaaagccatacatagttgagcaaagccatacatagctggtaggcagtggcccagaatgtaacacagtacagatttaagaaccaatgacagtgaagtgaaattatctggtaggcagtggtttaaaatgtaaaatggtacaatgatggaatagtaaaattaacaaatcgagcaaacctttgatcatgctactcagatcaaaggtttgctcaatttgttaattttactattctatcattgtaccattttacattctaaaccattgcctaccagataattttacttcactgtcattggttcttaaatctgtaccatgttgcattctgggccactgcctaccagctatgtatggctctgctcagctatgtatggctttgctcactgtgctggattcctcgtctgatgaagtgtgcttgagaacacacaaaagcttacgttctaaataaaaattggttcatcttaaaggtgcaacttgactcccgctttgttcaaTTGTAATGTTTGGGAAGACACAGGGACAAAATATTAAGATCTCAATAACTAAGAAAATAATCTTCAGTAACTCTCATTACAATCTGTACCACCACTGATTTTTGCCTTGGTTATCAACTCCTGCTTACACCTGACCTTCTGCTGTCTTTTAAATAAAATCCTTTGTTGTGTTTGACTTTTACATTGTCTCATTTGCCATTTGAAGGGGTTCAACCCAAGTGGGCACCTTGTTCTTCCCTAAGGTTCCCTAGTTGGGCTAAAAGTCAAATTATATCTCTGTGACAGAGTGGGACAGTCAGTCTTTTaaagacaaaaaagaaaaccACAGTACTTAAGGCAGCTTAGTCACAGAAGAGAACAAAATTTTGGAGCACCCTGAAATTCAAGTTAGCTCACTGCTTTACAATTCTCAGCTGCAACCCCCACACTGCTTTGTGATTCTCACCTGCACTCCACTCCCTATTTGGACTGTCATATTCCACGCCATATGCTGGCTCGTATCTTATCACTTTGCTCAACCAAGTTtggagccttcctccagcctaaggaatCTCCTCTGTCTGAGGAAGGCTTTAAACTTGGCTGAGCAGATAAGAAACTGCTGAGAAGAGAATGGGGCTGAGCCAACAGTTCAGCAGTGCAAATGTGTGTGGCTGGCAGATGACCAATTCTGTGTCATCACTACAGATCTCATCCTTAATGGCGTGGGTCAGTCAGTCCTCAGCGATACCAAGGACTCCTCAGCCTCGTGTATCCAGActtgagttaacagaagctgaccagcaggaaaatgagctgcaggcttgtcaggattcacagccaacagctggtacAGAGCCACTACTCCCTCCAGTCCTGATTCAGCAAGTGAACCTCAGTTGGCCATTCCCAGCCCACTAGTATCACCCACAGCCCTTAGAGCACCAAAGATAGAGGCTGAGAAGAGAGCTACAGGGAAGACAGTGAAGTGCATGCCTCCTGGCCCAacaccagctgcttgctgataacgaagatgagtagttgcaggattgcttctgagcagCTGTAACTTAGGCATGaggctataaaaaccagccaagagaggctgttaTGCATGGACACAATGAGTATGATAGATGCTAAGTCAatgactctgccttgcctgacttctgaaTCCGACCCTAGACTGGCCAACCCTGCCTTGTCTGATACTTAGAGCCTGCAAGCCAGTACACTTAAGAAATTGGGATCCACCCTCTTCCACAAGATGACAAAAAGATAAGTACTTACCCTGGGAATGAAAAACTCATTTGCACTAAATTTATACAGCCACTCATCCAGAAAGTGAAATAGAAGAGACATCATGTCATGGCCTGTTGGAACAGAAGAAGGAAAAGCTCAGAAGTTCTGGCAGTGCATCACCTTGAGCACCAGGAAGGCCTCCCAAACAAGAGGCAGGCCTCTGAGGAGGCATAAGCTGTTCTCTGATCCCATCTGAGAACCTTTCTTAGATGGGTCAGGAACCAGAACATAGCCCCTTACACTGACTCCCTGCAGCTGGCATCTGCACAATAACAGAACATctctacacacacaccccctcactgactctttccccctcccaaactGAACCTGGAGGAGCATtttaatctcaattttttttgcttGCTTATCTTTCATTACTGGAGTTTTTAGCAAATATACCCATACTATGAACAGGCCTGTTAGGAGAAAGctgggatctccattcctacttgtatctgacagaaccatcaacctgacaatgaacaaATCTATGCAATAAATTTTCTGGACATTGTTAATCCCTGTGGTTAGAGGCCTTAGCCTAAATTTTCAAGAGGGGATCATTAACTGAGACTCTGGGAACACCCTTTATAGAAAGAGAAACAACAGACTCAGTCTTTAGATGCATAGCCATTTATTCAGAAGTACTTGCTAATACATAGTTCTAAGATCAGAATTCAATTACAATTCAGGAATCTTTATAAAGCATGAAGAATGAATACATGGTTTTATGTCTAATGTCCCATAGTGTCTCGCCTATTGTCTTTAGCAAAGCAGAGTTTTATTTATTGCAAAGCATGGTAGCATTTGGTATCTCACCTGTTTTCTAAATAATTGTCTTCACAGAGGCTGGAGGATTCAAGACCTGTTCAGGCTAGTCCTGCCTTTACTGGTCTCTTCTCCCTTCCTTTTATACCAATTTCTGAGCGATCTGACCACACAACTCAACCAGTCTCGTGTGAGGGGTTGGCTCTAAAATCCATTACTCATTGTACCAAAAGTCCCTTCCACGTCAAAACTAGATGGCAAATTTCCAAACTCTTTCCCCATTCCCActatggcatttctccacatgtCAGAAGGTTTCATTCTATATCAAAGAATCCATTTTTGGGCCTATTCTAAGCTTTAAACATCTTCTTTCATTAATCTATCATGAACATAACTCCACTAGGACAGGTGAGTTGGATTTCTACCATTAGAAGCTTAGAATTCTTTTCCTTGTTTGAACAGAGAATGTGTAATGAAAAACCATGACTAAGTACTGGGAAATAGTGGATAAATGTGTGCTAATGTATGTAGATATATGTATTCTTTACCTAAAAATATACCATTGAAATGTATTAAATCCAAGAATTTCCCTTAAAAATCCAATTCTTAAGACCTGACATCATCCCCAATCACTTTTAATCACTTATGATCAATTCACAATTTTCTAAAACATTCTATGATCACCTTCTTTCAGTAATAAGTACCTATGTATGATTGAAACAACTTTTATACCAATTCTATATAGTTAATAGACTGCTGTAATTAATCCTTGTATAGATCACTGTATTTCTGTGTGTGAGTCATGCTGCGACCCTTTTCATGACCTCTTACATGTAATCCAGACAGTCTGTGAAAAACAACTCTGtctctcattccctcctccctctcgaAAAGGGAAAGCTACACTATGGCTGAAATTGCTGGATCATTGCCATTTCATATTTCTCCCTATATACAAGTTAAAAAGGGTTTAAACTTGGTCCGTTCTTTCTCCCACCCTTCTCACACAGCAGCATTATCGGGGCATATATTTAAAAGCTTAAAAGACATTTAATTCTCATTGTAAAGATGCCTCTGCCGCCTTCTCTTCACAGGACAAATTTCTAAAGGGTTCTGGCACCGAATTCCAGTATTTGAACATGACAGATCGATAGTCCAGCCCTTGGCTATGTTTGCCTATAGCCACTGTTTATTCTGCCATGCTTACTTTACCACAAGAGTTCATCATGAACTCTTTCCTGTAAAAATCCACAATTAACGCATAGACATCACCTGAAACCTACTAACCAACAAGCATACCTACGTCTCTAGCCACTGTCCTAAACATatcaaatgatccattgtatacagctaGGCTCTATGCTACAACTGCATCTGCTCCAATCCTACAGAGATTTCCATCGGAGGGATTTACAACAAGCCTTcttggaactaaagtatccacctgataAAATATCAGTTTCTTACCTCATTACATATACAAAATTCATTTTTACCAAGGACTATATATCCTCTGTAAGGACTATACAGCCTTTATATTTTTATGCATTCCTCTCTCTTTTCTATACATCCTCTACAAGAATTATACATCCTATGTATTTTatgcacttctctctctctctcttctcttttgaataatataatggaatactgttTGTATTAGAATGCAATATATAGGTATAGATTGTTTCAGACACAACAACTCTAAGAATAACACACTGGCatagtatttagaacaacataCAGTGATCGTTACCTTCACATTTGAGGCGAGGCAGATGGGCATTATAAAGTtaactttcccacaattagaaaaggtTCTCTTACAAACTTATCTccgattttgacatatttattgcattAACTGTTGTTTCCCCTGATTTGGAttcatacagctgttgaccctgttgTCCCTGCTGTGTCTAaaaatgtctacatcatgttatatgctaatttgatTTTTTCCTCAaccctgtctataagtttgaatgcttttctcacatttcattgtatctgaaaaagtgtacatacaaaagcttataccttgaataaaactttgttgatcttaaaggtgctactggactctaacttaatTCTGTATCTTGCAAAATGAGCTTTGGctgatgaaagcttatacctaggaaattttgttggtctttaaaggtgtTGCTGAACTCGAATCTTGCTCCTATAGTCTCTGCTGACAACCTACAGTTCCTGTCCACACAATGTAGTAGTGCTTTATGAATGGGCAGTATCCAATGTCTCATTTGGGTAGCATCACCCCCTTCTCCTTTacatactccccccccctcaattaaATGCAGCACATCTACAAACCCATGCACTGCTTTGCAATACACAGCAAATATCAGAACAGGTAACTCCTGCACTCTCTATTATGTGTTTAATTGTTGCACAAAAAATTACAAACAGGAAAGACAAACTGTCAATTTTTGGATGGTGAGGGCAGATCAAGGACAGGCAGTGGTAGAAAGGGATTGTGGGAAGTTTGTGCAGATATCTTTGCAAAAGAAACCAAGGTGAGGTTGTCTGAAATAGGTGGGGAGGTGATTCTAGGAGGGAAAACCCTTTCTGTTGGCTAGAGTAAACAGCACCAGAATAGCTAATAATCAGAGAAGGCACAAAAGTTGCAGGCAGAtcaatggtctaattcagtactGGGCAGCTGCATGCCTCAGGAAGCCAACGCTGGATGGATTTCCATGTTTTGCTTTCCAGCAATCAGATCCAGGTCCATAAGCAACCTCTTACCCTCAGCCTCCACCTCAACCGTGTCCAGGGGCTCAACCGTCTCTGTGTCCGTCATGTACCCAAACATAGCCATCACGCATTGCTCAAAGGCCTCTTCCAGAGTGTCTCCCCAGGCATGCAACCTAAGGGAATATCAGCACTCATTAGCCCTCTGTGGAACAGCTCTAAAAAGCAAAACACAGAAGCCTGCAGGCAAGAAACTTGAGGACATCATACTGGAAACAGCAGAGGAGCTCCACATCTTACAAGAATATTAACTATTtattataagaaaaaaaaaaacctgaactcTGTTTTGTTGGCCCTTGAATTGTTGCCCTCTCCCATCTGCAGCCTTTAGGGGTTACCCATACTCTCGTGAAGCCAGATATGTAAACATGTAAAACTCACTGCTACAGAATGTAATGATGATTATTATCCCAAGTAGCTTTAGAAGGAATACATTCATGGCCAATTCATGGTCCATCAATTAGTTATAATGTCTAAGTGaaacttccatattcagaggaAATGTACCTGTAAATACCAGTTACTTGGGAACAACATAGTTTTGGCCTCTATACCCTGCTTGCAGGGATTCCTGGGGGCATCTGACTAGCCTATAAGGAAAACATGATGTTGCACTAAATGGACTAATGGTCTGGCCCAGCCGGGCTCTTATTTGACCCAAGAAAAGAAGGTATGTGGATACGATAGTTATTCATATAATAACAATAATTATGCTTAAAATCCTGAGCCATAACAAGCCTTTAACAGATATAGAATTTTTTGGACATTATCCACATGCAGGTCATGTGAATACAGTAACCAAGAGCATCCAACTACACTCACTGCTGTCATCTTTGAACTTTACAATGAAGTTAGTGAAGCTGGATGCTCTTGATTAACTATACTGACATGATTTTTGAGATCTTTAAGCCTTTGGTGGATTTGTTATGCTGACAAGTATGTTGAAATCTGTCTGACTTTGAAGAAGGTTACATAAGGAAATGCGTGAGGAGCTGCCCGGCACCCCATTGATGAATTGCTGAAGTGGAATTTTACAGTTCTTTACTGGTTGGATTGTAATATTACTGACTGGATTAGAGTTTCACTTTCATAGACCTGGATGAAGTTCTATACTAGCTGAATTATAATAAGGTCCATGAttaggtaaaagtagtcccctgtgcaagcaccaagtcataaccgacccatggggtgatgttacatcatgacattttcatggcagatttttacaGCGTGATTACTTATACTGAAAAAAACTACGCTGTTTAAAGGACACATATTTTACAATGATTAGGCATTGATAAAAGTTTCCATTAATGTATAGTGATCAAATGTAGATAATGTCCAAAATGTTTGGTCCTCAACATTTTCTATATTTGGTGAATTTTATCTGCATTAAATAAGTCTTGTGGAGTGGTGGCTTAATCGTTAGAGCTAAGGATTTTAAGCACAATCCAGTAATAGCACCAATTACTGGATCCacatactctgtattcttgtcaACAGTTTAGATGCAGTTCCACCACAGTTTTTCTTTTTCCAAGCAAAGAAGGGTCACTTGCAAAAAATTAGATATTTAACTCAAAGTATGTTGCCTGATCTCTCCATAAAAAGTgttcaagacagcttacaatacTGAAATATTCAACACAATAAAATAGcagtaataaaacatataaaatatataacataAGCAATAAATAGGAACAACTGGTAATGTAGCATTTGAAATATTTTCCCCAGAGTGCAGAAAAAGACTTGTACAAGTGAAGAACCCAAACTATATAGatatatgcacacacaccacCCATCCCTTAGACTACCTCTAAGGAAAGATAAAATTCACCAGGTATAGAAATACTTACTGCACATCAGCAGTATGATCCAAATCTAAAAAGGGATTTAAATCAGGGAGGAAAATGAGATCATTTTTGCAACGTCATAAGTAGATTTAAGACCTTCACAGTAAACAAGTGACCCCGAACCCCATCAACTACCccaccacttttttttggggggggggtcagttaaCAAGGCCCAAGGGGGCAGGCTAACTTCTTACAAGTGAACCGCATAGAGCGGCAAGTTCCCGCAAAGGGCCGGCTCATTTCCGGTCAGAGCGAACGTGGACGTCGGCCTCTAAAGCCTTCGCTCCCCTTGCCCACCAAAACTCGCAGCAGCGCATCCACGGGGAGCGCCTGATAATTCCCCAGAGGCTAGGCCAGAACCTTGCAGGCTTAAGCCCGCATGTGGAGAAGCAGCtggaccccacccccaccaggagCTCGCGATCCCCCCGCCTCCGGGCTCTAACAGCCACAGAGACACTCACACTCGTATTTCCTCTGGATGGGAGGATACTTGGCTTTGATGCCTTTTTGCGCCTCGTTCAAGTTATAATCTCGCTGATCGTCTGCCATGGCTGGAATCGCTTCCTCGTTTGCAAAAAGGGGTGGGGAAAATGGCCTCAGCTTCGGGGAAGTTTGCAACAGCCGATGCCCCGATTTAAAAGGACagctacctaaaaaaaaaaagccttacatCCCACCTCGCCACACTCCGCGGGGACCAGAGTCTGATCACGATCTACTATCCGCGGACATTTCCAAAGCAGTAATACATAAATAAACGTAATAAATATAATATACTAATATAATATAATACCGATATAATAACCAATTTTAAcctaataaatataataaaatgtaaCAATAAAAAAATATACAGTTTTAATTAAGCAGGTTTAATGCAAGGATTAAGTAAGGTACTGAAAAGGcttcatttccctccccaccacccacgGGAAATCTTGGCGTGAGCATTTACCGCAATTGAGCAGTTATGGTGCTTTTTTGCATAACTTTGGAGCAACGCGGTTGTTTTAAACTCCGTTACCCGAGAACTTCTGTCCGTCTCTCTCCTCTTGCAGGATAACCACCTTGCTGGCTCTTCTTAGCAGTCCTCATACCCTCACCGCAACAGTTTGGAGATGAGTGATTTTACTGGCCGACCTTACAAGACAATTAAAGAATACCTGAAGTGTTTTTCGAGATCTGCATAGAGCTCCCCAGATTCCCCCCAGGTAACTGCAGCAAAGGCGCCAGGCTGCCACTGACCAGAGGGGGCGCAAAAGGcaatttacagtgccatcctaaacagtcgCACCCTTGTAAAGTTATTGACGTCAACAAAATTAGAAGGGAGCTGAGCTTttgttatagaaaaagcccacaggaacttatttgcatattaggccacaccacctgatgtcaccattgttttgcacagggcttttttgtagaaaaagaccagcaggaattatttgcatattaggccacacatccctgctgccaaggcagctggaactgccttcctgtttaaaaaaaaaccctggaagggAGTAACTTCGTAATTTTAGAGGGAGGGGGGTTAAACTGTAGAGGCTCTGTCCTCTAATCGAAGGTCCTAAACTACAGTATATTCATGTACTGTCCCAAACCAGTTTTGCCACCCACCTCCTTCCCAGCAAGATCAGCAGCAGGACCCACCCCCCCACATAGACAAATGCTGGATCGCTCCTTGCCCCTTTGCACTACAAATGTGAATCCAGTTGCCTGCCTCAGTTTGCATGTCTTTTTATCAGCCTAGGGCCTGACTGCCAATGGCATTGACTGCTTAATGGTAACTACCGTCAGTTTACTTTGTGtctgaaaagtgggatacaaatggaaCAACATATTCTGAATAATGTTTAGAGTGGGCTATGGGAAGTTCAGAAACTTGGGACAAGATTGTTAGATGGAATTTATATAGGAAAACATAGCTCACTCCCTTTTCTCCCCAGAGGGCCCATAGaagattacatcattctccagTTTATCCTGACATCTTTGTGagttagattaggctgagagcaaCTCCCACAGTCACCCCAATGAGTTTCCAGAGGAGTGGGAGATTCAGACCTGGGTGGCTCCCCAGATCCTACTCCAGCATTTGCTTTGTCTTGATGTGGTCATACCACATTGATAACATTGTAGCAGGGAAATAACGaggcgcacacttactgattgaaaacgaggtattttactatttggcaccaatagcaaggttcatttgagcatcaaggctcccaaaaataatgaaccccggACACTTCTCAAACCATCTGCTTTAAGCAAAAGCGAGCCTGCAGGCTGGCCTCTGATTGTGCTTATCTTTATTCAACAAGGAGTTTCCTGCTATCAATACACATTCGTgactcacacccatttgggctgcctGGCTTTAACAGTTTAGCaaaagctcctctgaggggcctcccaacagtcactctaaatgttgcatcagacattctcttttgaaggcacaaaaccatattttcatttattattattattaatcattcaggggtctccccttcaaCATTAGCAAATGCACATTTGGGCATATCAGTGAAGAGCTGTCAGATTCACcccatggtccatctagtccagcatcctctttccTACAGGGGCAACACAAATACCCACAAGGCCTACAAGTGAGAAACCAGAGACCCAAGCCACCTCCTTGCTTTACTCCAATCACCTAGCAGCTTGCATGTTGACTCTGAGCACAAAGGTTCTATCCAACCCTGCTGACCAATAACCATCAATGGACCTTTACTTCTCCATTAATTTCTCCAAACCCTAGTGGGTATCACTAACCCCTAGCAGAGCATTCTGGTATGTGAATTATGTAGTGTTATTATGTACTTCCAGTACACATTTTATTGTTCCCAGTAGGGTCACcaagcctgtgttggaaaatacctgctgACGTTTGGGGTACATCCAGGAAAGTGAGGGGTTTGGGgggccttccaaagcagccattttctccatgggagctgatctctgccagctagagatcagttgtaaaagcagatgtctgggccccacctggaggctagcaaccctagttcATAGCATGCCCTTATTCggttttgtaagccacttttatTACATTGGTGATTCCACTATACTTCTATTGCAATTTTAGACTTAAGCAACCCAAGTCCCAACCAAAACTGCATTATATAAAGGACGTAAATAAAATAAGAATGTTGTCAGGCCTGTATTTTCTACCTATCAGCTTCATCAGGTGCCCTCCAGCACCAGGTTTTTCTCCCTCTTGCCCAGACCATGGATAATTGTATGCGTCTGGATGCTGCCCTCCCTCCGCCTTTGGCATACGAAAGGTAGGGACATACATTATAAGCACTTACAAAGTTTTATTTCGCCCTAATGTGATGCGGAGTCCATTTTTCCTCCCATTTTACACAGGGAGGCCTGAGCTAGCAGCAGTGTCCCCCCTTCCCAACAAAAAAAGTTCTTGCAGGACCCCTGGGGCTTTCAGCCTGAATGCGTTTACAAGAACGGTTCCGCTTCTCCCCATCCTGCCTAACATGGAGGAAAATGGCGACTTCGCACAGAAGCCTCAGCTCACGACTGCCCTCTTTCCAGCTCAGGGGCGGAAAAGCGCATGGGCACTATCCCCCTTGAGGCCGAGTACTCAACTCCGCCCCTCCACCTTCGTCGGGAACTCGTGATTGGTAGGGGGCTTCAGCAGCTGCTCTGTGATTGGTTGGCGTTGGCGCGAACCATCTCGAGCAGTTGCTGTGAGGTGAATTTCCGAGGGGCGAAAAAAGACTCAGGAAACAATAGAGCGGCGACGGCCGGTAAGGCGCGAGAGTCCACGGAGGCGAGAGAACGGTTGGCGGAACAAATCCTGAGGTAAAAAACAAACCGAGATCCAGACGTAAAGTCGGCAGCGTTTTATCATCTGCGCTGCGGAAGACAGTCCCCATCATGGCGGATAAAGAAGGTAAGAGAACTGAAGTGCCGCGGGGGCGAGGCAGCAGTAGGCCTcgctcctccttcccccaccctgcgCGCGGCCCTGGTGGGTAACATTTAACCCAATCACAACAGCCCCTTCCTGGACTCCGCCCCTCCGTGGTTCGCCGCTGTCCAATCTGGTGCGTCTCTGGTCTCCGCCCGCGTCCTTTTTTCTTGCCTCCATCGGAAAGCTCGGAGACCGTGGTCGTCATGAGGTGGGGAGGGCTACCGGGCCGCTCAGGTGGGCGACGGCAGAGCCGTTCCTTTCTTCTTGGCTCTGCCCTTGTTAGCAGGGTTTCAGGTTAATTCAACAGGTGAagaggggtgggaagaagagggTTGCTTCACCTGAAGAATTACTCAGCCTGACCTGCTACTAAAAGGATAGGCACGAACACGGGACAgtggggagggatagtggctcagtggtagagcatctgcttggtaagaaggtcccaggttcaatccccggcatctccaaaaaagggtccaggcaaataggtgtgcaaaacctcagcttgagaccctggagagccgctgccagtctgagaagacaatactgactttgatggaccgagggtctgattcagtataaggcagcttcatatgctgatATGTTCATGTGTGGAACGTCTTGTAGAAGCATGTAGTTTCATTGGCACACTTTTTGAGCGCGTTAGTT
This region includes:
- the ZBTB8OS gene encoding protein archease, with the protein product MQISKNTSGSCPFKSGHRLLQTSPKLRPFSPPLFANEEAIPAMADDQRDYNLNEAQKGIKAKYPPIQRKYEYLDHTADVQLHAWGDTLEEAFEQCVMAMFGYMTDTETVEPLDTVEVEAEGHDMMSLLFHFLDEWLYKFSANEFFIPREVKVLSIDRTSFRLRSIGWGEEFSLLKHPQGTEVKAITYSAMQIHEDEKPEVFVIIDI